A region from the Alosa alosa isolate M-15738 ecotype Scorff River chromosome 7, AALO_Geno_1.1, whole genome shotgun sequence genome encodes:
- the LOC125298152 gene encoding uncharacterized protein LOC125298152, which yields MRTTLRAGMLAALAVLAMVVGNSEAVVLSKCEVKNHMQEVFNRTRLLMIDTEDLMAKIVCHVELTSGFNTSVENQLTFTQDSKGSGSQGGRRRGRRSAGAGGSRFAISKFMGSNSEEGSGDSSSSSSSSSSEESAEQRGELWTLYGIFQLSDRVMCNSSSVPSLNICQMDCQAFLDDDIADDIACAVKIIHKMMSNPDEQTEAKALLKKMMPLLFQPECSAVKYKEFFAACQ from the exons ATGCGGACAACTCTACGTGCTGGAATGTTGGCCGCGCTGGCTGTGTTGGCGATGGTTGTCGGCAACAGCGAAGCAGTGGTGCTGTCCAAATGCGAGGTGAAGAACCACATGCAAGAGGTCTTCAACAGGACGAGGCTACTCATGATCGACACAGAAGACCTGATGGCGAAGA TCGTTTGCCACGTTGAactcacctctgggttcaacACCAGCGTTGAGAACCAGCTGACGTTTACCCAAGACTCCAAAGGTTCTGGAAGCCAAGGAGGGCGCCGCCGGGGTAGACGGTCAGCCGGTGCTGGAGGCTCGCGGTTTGCAATTTCCAAGTTCATGGGCTCAAATTCCGAGGAGGGATCTGGtgatagcagcagcagcagcagcagcagcagcagcgaggAGTCGGCTGAGCAGCGCGGAGAACTGTGGACCCTCTACGGCATTTTCCAGCTGAGCGACCGCGTCATGTGTAATTCTAGTTCCGTGCCATCACTGAACATCTGTCAGATGGACTGCCAAG CCTTTCTGGATGATGACATTGCTGATGATATCGCCTGCGCTGTAAAAATTATACACAAAAT GATGTCCAACCCTGATGAACAAACAGAGGCCAAGGCTCTCTTAAAGAAAAT GATGCCGCTGTTGTTCCAGCCGGAATGCAGCGCTGTAAAGTACAAGGAGTTCTTTGCCGCCTGCCAGTGA